The following coding sequences lie in one Benincasa hispida cultivar B227 chromosome 6, ASM972705v1, whole genome shotgun sequence genomic window:
- the LOC120079634 gene encoding importin subunit alpha-2-like produces MSLRPNERAEVRRNRYKVAVDADEGRRRREDNMVEIRKNRREESLQKKRREGLQAQQLQTSTHSSAVEKKLEHLPSMVAGVWSDDGNLQLESTTQFRKLLSIERSPPIEEVIQAGVVPRFVEFLMREDFPQLQFEAAWALTNIASGTSENTKVVIDHGAVPIFVKLLGSPSDDVREQAVWALGNVAGDSSRCRDLVLGHGALLPLLAQLNEQAKLSMLRNATWTLSNFCRGKPQPAFDLVKPALPALARLIHSNDEEVLTDACWALSYLSDGTNDKIQAVIEAGVCPRLVELLMHPAPSVLIPALRTVGNIVTGDDLQTQVIIQHNALPGLLNLLTNNHKKSIKKEACWTISNITAGNKAQIQAVIDANIVAPLVHLLQNAEFDIKKEAAWAISNATSGGSHDQIKYLVNQGCIKPLCDLLICPDPRIVTVCLEGLENILKVGEAEKNTSDTGGVNLYAQLIDDAEGLEKIENLQSHDNTEIYEKAVKILETYWLEEEDETMPPGTASQAGFNFGGDRPVVPSGGFNFG; encoded by the exons ATGTCGCTGAGACCCAACGAGAGGGCTGAGGTTCGGCGGAACCGGTACAAGGTTGCGGTGGATGCTGATGAAGGTCGGAGAAGAAGGGAGGACAATATGGTCGAGATTCGGAAGAATCGTAGAGAGGAGAGCCTGCAGAAGAAGAGGCGTGAGGGTCTTCAAGCCCAGCAACTGCAAACTTCCACTCACTCATCGGCAGTGGAAAAGAAG ttgGAACATCTTCCGTCCATGGTTGCGGGTGTTTGGTCTGATGATGGCAATCTGCAACTTGAATCGACTACTCAGTTTAGGAAACTGCTTTCAATTG AGCGTAGTCCCCCAATTGAAGAAGTTATACAGGCAGGAGTTGTTCCTCGTTTTGTTGAATTTCTAATGAGAGAGGATTTTCCACAACTTCAG TTTGAAGCTGCTTGGGCTCTTACGAATATTGCTTCGGGAACATCAGAAAACACTAAGGTGGTTATCGATCACGGTGCTGTGCCAATATTTGTGAAACTTCTTGGTTCTCCAAGTGACGATGTCCGGGAGCAG GCTGTTTGGGCATTAGGAAATGTTGCTGGAGATTCTTCAAGATGTCGTGATCTGGTTCTAGGTCATGGAGCATTGCTTCCTTTATTAGCACAGTTGAATGAGCAAGCTAAGCTTTCTATGCTGAGAAATGCTACCTGGACGCTATCAAATTTTTGCAGGGGCAAGCCACAGCCTGCTTTTGATCTG GTCAAACCAGCACTTCCAGCTCTTGCACGTCTTATACATTCAAATGATGAAGAAGTTTTGACTGATGCTTGCTGGGCACTTTCATACCTTTCTGATGGTACGAACGACAAAATCCAAGCTGTTATTGAGGCAGGTGTTTGCCCTCGTCTCGTCGAGCTCTTAAT GCATCCTGCTCCTTCAGTGCTCATTCCTGCCCTTCGAACTGTTGGAAACATCGTTACTGGTGATGATTTGCAAACTCAG GTTATTATCCAACATAATGCCCTACCCGGCCTGCTAAATTTATTGACTAATAATCATAAGAAGAGCATCAAGAAGGAGGCTTGCTGGactatatctaatataacagcCGGGAACAAGGCACAGATTCAG GCCGTTATAGATGCAAATATAGTTGCTCCCCTTGTTCATCTGCTCCAAAATGCCGAATTTGATATTAAGAAAGAGGCTGCGTGGGCAATCTCAAATGCCACATCTGGAGGCTCTCATGATCAGATCAA GTACCTAGTAAATCAAGGGTGTATCAAACCTCTGTGCGATCTTCTTATATGCCCCGATCCAAGGATTGTCACGGTTTGTTTGGAAGGACTTGAAAATATCTTGAAGGTAGGAGAAGCTGAAAAGAACACAAGCGATACCGGAGGTGTTAATCTTTATGCTCAATTGATTGATGATGCTGAGGGGCTAGAGAAAATTGAGAATTTACAGAGTCATGACAACACTGAAATTTATGAGAAGGCAGTGAAGATCCTCGAAACCTACTGGTTGGAAGAGGAAGATGAGACTATGCCACCAGGTACTGCTTCCCAAGCTGGATTCAATTTTGGTGGGGATCGGCCTGTTGTACCATCCGGGGGATTCAACTTTGGCTAA
- the LOC120079635 gene encoding syntaxin-43, protein MASRNRTLIFRKYRDALRSVRVPTSSSPVSASPTTSSAAGGPVIELVSSSLLHPNRSYALLSTEDPGNSSKGALTVGLPPAWVDVSEEIAANVQRAQVKMMELAKAHAKALMPSFGDGKEDQRLIESLTQDITNLIKKSEKGLKRLSVAGPSEDSNIRKNVQRSLATDLQNLSMELRKKQSTYLKRLRQQKEEGQDGIDIEMNLNGNRSRMEDDDLEHMVFNEHQMAKLRKSEAFTAEREREIQQVVESVNELAQIMKDLSVLVIDQGTIIDRIDYNIQNVATTVDEGLKQLQKADRTQKQGGMVMCASVLIIMCFVMLVLLILKTILF, encoded by the exons ATGGCGTCGAGGAACCGGACTTTGATTTTTAGGAAATACAGGGACGCGTTGAGGAGTGTGAGGGTTCCTACCAGCTCTTCGCCTGTTTCTGCATCGCCAACGACTAGCTCTGCCGCTGGTGGCCCGGTGATCGAATTGGTTAGTTCGTCGTTGCTGCATCCGAATCGGTCGTACGCTCTCTTAAGTACCGAGGATCCGGGTAATTCAAG TAAGGGTGCTCTTACGGTGGGTCTACCTCCGGCTTGGGTGGATGTATCTGAAGAAATAGCTGCAAATGTGCAGCGTGCACAAGTGAAGATGATGGAGTTAGCTAAAGCTCATGCAAAGGCTTTAATGCCTTCATTTGGAGATGGTAAAGAGGATCAACGATTAATTGAATCTCTCACGCAGGATATAACTAATTTAATCAAGAAATCAGAGAAAGGACTCAAGAGGCTCTCTGTAGCTGGACCTTCGGAAGATTCCAATATCAGAAAAAATGTTCAG CGATCTCTTGCCACTGATCTTCAGAACCTTTCCATGGAGCTTCGCAAGAAACAGTCAACTTATTTAAAGCGCCTACGGCAGCAAAAAGAG GAAGGTCAAGATGGGATTGATATAGAGATGAATCTAAATGGAAATAGATCGAGAATGGAGGACGATGATTTAGAACATATG GTATTTAATGAGCATCAGATGGCTAAGCTGCGAAAAAGTGAAGCATTCACTGccgaaagagagagagagatccaACAA GTTGTAGAATCCGTGAATGAGCTTGCTCAGATCATGAAGGATCTATCTGTACTTGTCATAGACCAG GGTACTATTATTGATAGAATAGATTACAATATTCAAAATGTTGCGACGACTGTTGATGAGGGCCTTAAGCAACTGCAGAAG GCAGACAGAACACAAAAACAAGGAGGGATGGTGATGTGCGCGTCTGTGCTCATTATCATGTGCTTCGTCATGTTGGTTCTTTTGATCCTTAAAACCATACTATTTTGA
- the LOC120080393 gene encoding pre-mRNA-splicing factor 38, producing MANRTDPAAKSIRGTNPQNLVEKILRSKIYQNTYWKEQCFGLTAETLVDKAMELDHLGGTYGGNRKPTPFMCLVMKMLQIQPEKEIVIEFIKNEDYKYVRVLGAFYLRLTGTDVDVYRYLEPLYNDYRKLRRKLADGCFALSHVDEVIDELLTKDYSCDIALPRVKKRWTLESSGSLPARKSALEDDFEEEEEKEEAEPINDSLEDDIHEKNYYRGRSPVRERDRDRRRDSHRHRDRDYDRDRDYDRDYDRDRGRGRERDRDRERDRDRDRDRDRDRDRDRDRDRDRDRDRDRHRLRDEKEYGRDRDREREGRERERRDRDRGRRRSHSKSRSRSKDREDGEYRKRHSRSSVSPRRRDGAEDREEPRKKKEKKEKKEAGAGEEDPEIAEWNRIRASLGLAPLK from the exons ATGGCTAATCGAACCGACCCAGCTGCGAAAAGCATAAGGGGAACGAACCCACAGAACCTGGTGGAGAAGATTCTTCGCTCTAAGATCTACCAGAACACTTACTGGAAAGAACAATGTTTTGGGTTGACGGCGGAGACATTGGTTGATAAAGCTATGGAGCTTGACCACCTCGGCGGTACATATGGTGGAAACCGCAAGCCCACGCCGTTCATGTGTCTTGTCATGAAGATGCTCCAGATTCAGCCGGAGAAGGAAATCGTAATCGAGTTCATCAAGAACGAAGATTACAA ATATGTTCGGGTTCTTGGTGCCTTTTACTTGCGTCTCACTGGCACTGATGTCGACGTGTATCGCTACCTGGAACCTTTGTACAATGACTATCGGAAATTGAGGAGAAAACTAGCTGATGGAT GTTTTGCTTTATCACACGTGGATGAAGTCATTGATGAACTTCTTACTAAAGATTATTCATGTGACATAGCTCTGCCACGTGTCAAAAAGAG ATGGACCCTTGAATCTTCTGGTTCATTGCCTGCAAGGAAAAGTGCTCTAGAAGATGACTTtgaggaggaggaagaaaagGAGGAGGCTGAACCAATTAATGATTCTTTAGAAGATGATATTCATGAGAAG AATTATTATCGAGGGAGAAGTCCTGTGCGGGAGAGAGACAGAGACAGAAGGCGTGATAGTCACAGACACAG GGACCGAGATTATGATAGAGACCGGGACTATGACAGAGACTATGATAGAGATCGGGGACGTGGAAGGGAAAGAGATAGAGATCGAGAAAGGGATAGGGATCGGGATCGAGACAGGGACAGGGATAGAGACAGAGACAGGGATAGAGACAGAGATAGGGATAGGGACAGGGATCGCCATCGCCTTAGGGATGAGAAGGAATATGGCAGAGATCGAGATAGGGAAAGGGAAGGCAGGGAGCGGGAGAGACGAGACAGAGATCGTGGTAGGAGAAGGAGCCATTCAAAGAGCCGAAGTAGGAGTAAAGATCGGGAGGATGGGGAGTACCGGAAGAGGCACAGTCGTAGCAGTGTTAGTCCTAGAAGAAGGGATGGAGCGGAGGATAGAGAGGAGccgaggaagaagaaagaaaagaaggagaaaaaggaagCCGGGGCAGGTGAGGAAGATCCGGAAATCGCAGAATGGAATAGGATTCGTGCTTCTCTTGGATTGGCACCTCTCAAGTAG